The genomic DNA GCACGAACTTTCATTGCTTATCTCCTCCAGACACCTGACTTAAACACGTAGAGCCCCTGCTGGACAGGGAGCGGTTATGGTCGAATCAAACAGGCAAACAACCTGATCACTGCGGGAACACTTGCGGAACGAACAGGCATCGACGGGCGCTTCGCTTATTGGCGCGCGCCTGCTAGCCGAAGTCCGGCCGCGGATGCTCAAGAGATGAGTGACTCGGAATGCAAAGAACGTCTCCTCTTTTGCTTTTGTGCCTGCCCGCGTCGCGCGTTGCAGACTCGAGGCGCTTTGACTCCCCCGCACGCCCTTCGTTAAAGCCCTTGATGCCGCGACCGCCTAAGGGTGCGCGCCACATCAAAACGCATTTGTCGATAACATGCCGGGAAGCTTGTTTGACTCGGTGAAAACGCGCATTCCTGCAGGCCCCGCACGCTTTTTTCATCGAATTCACGCTACCTCTTGATTTGGATTGTAGTTAAACTACAATTCAGTGTCAAAAAAAATTTTATCGCACTACGGCCTGCTTTCAGCGCCTTCCAAGGGCATCGCGGAGACACATGCAAACGGATTCCAGTTTCACCTTTGTGCTGTTTGGCGGCACCGGCGATCTGTCGATGCGCAAGATCCTGCCCGCGCTCTATGAAGCGCATCGCGCAGGCATGCTGGCAGCGGGCGGCAAGATCTTTGCGGTGGCGCGTCATATCGATGGCCGCGAGCAATACCTGCAATGGGTCAATGAGCACGTGCGCGCGCATGTGGCCAATGCACAGTTCACGGAAGACACTTGGCTCACGTTCCTCGAACGTATCGAGTTTGTCGCCATCGACCTCGGCAAAGCCGAAGACTTCGTGTTGCTGCGCGATGCGATTGCGAATCTGCCCGGCTGCCGCGTGTTCTATCTGGCAACCGGTCCTTCGCTGTTCGTGCCGATCTGTCGCGCGCTGGCTTCGGTTGGGCTTAACGAGCGTTCGCGCATCGTGCTCGAAAAGCCGTTGGGCTACGACCTGCGTTCGTCGAATGCGATCAACGATGCAGTCGGCGAGATGTTTGCCGAAGAGCAGATTTATCGGATTGACCACTATCTGGGCAAAGAGCCCGTGCAGAACCTGTTGGCGCTGCGTTTCGGCAATGCGCTGTTCGAGCCGCTGTGGCGCCGCGAATGGGTCGAGAGCATTCAGATCACGATTGCCGAAGAACTCGGCGTGGAAGCGCGCGGCGATTTCTACGACAATACGGGCGCCTTGCGCGACATGGTGCAAAACCATTTGCTGCAGCTGCTTTCGATTGTCGCGATGGAACCGCCGCATTCGATGGATTCGGATTCGGTCCGCGATGAAAAGCTGCGCGTGCTGCGCGCGTTGAAGCCGACCGATCCGCGCGATATCAGCCGCGTGGCCGTGCGCGGCCAATATCACGCCGGTGTGATTCGCGGCGCGTCGGTGCCGGCCTATGCGAATGAATCGGGCGTGCGGCCTGACAGCACCACCGAAACCTTCGTCGCGCTCAAAGCGGAAATCGAAAACTGGCGTTGGGCCGGTGTGCCGTTCTTCCTGCGCACGGGCAAGCGTCTGGCCGATCGTGTGGCGGAAATCGTCGTGAACTTCCGCGCCGTGCCGCATTCGGCGCTCGGTGCAACCGCGTTGCGCGCCGGCGCCAATCGTTTGGTCATCCGCTTGCAACCGAACGAAACGATCCGCTTGTACTGCCTCGCGAAAAAGCCCGGCGAAGGGATGAACCTGTCGAGCGTTCACCTCGATCTCGCGTTCGATCAGTTCTTCCGCGAAGGTCAGATGGAAGCGTATCAACGGCTGTTGCTCGATGTGATCAACGGCCGGCTCGCGCTGTTTGTGCGCCGCGACGAGCAGGAAGCCGCGTGGCGCTGGGTCGAGCCTATTCTTAACGAATGGGCTGCGTCGGGCACGAAGCCGAAGCCTTATGCGGCCGGCACGTGGGGCCCGGCGGCGGCCAGCGCGATGCTCGCGCAGCACGGCACCTGCTGGTTAGAGGAAGAGAACTGATTCAAGGCGGCGCTGAGCATCGTGCGTGGCGCCGCCGAGTTTTTGTAACAGAAAAGTGTGCGATTTCCGATGTCATTTATCTCGCTGTTCTTAGACTAAACAAGAAAGCAGCACGGAGGAGAAATCCATGATCCAGCTACATGCTTTCGACGACCAGGCCGCGCAATCCGCTGCCTTGGCTAAAGCCGTGGGCCACGCATTGCAGGCGTCGCTCGCCGCGCAAACCGCCACGCCCGGCGTGAGCGGCGGCCGCGTGACCTTTGCCGTGTCGGGCGGCACGAGCCCGCGTCCATTCCTGCAAACGTTATCCCATGAGCCGTTCGACTGGTCGCGCGTCGACGTGACGCTGGTCGACGACCGGTGGGTGCCCGATAACGACAGCGCCAGCAACTCGCGTCTCGTGCACGAGACGCTGCTGCAGAACGCGGCCGCGAATGCGAGCTATCTGCCGCTCGTCGATACGTCGACCACGTTGGAAGCGCGCGTCGCCGCGTTGAACGGCGACCCGAAACGGCGCGTGCCGAACGTCGCCGTGCTCGGCATGGGCGAAGACGGGCACACCGCGTCGATTTTCGCGGACGCGCCCGAGTGGGACTTCGCGATCACCACGACCGATCACTTCGTCGCCGTGCATCCGGGCAGCGCGCCGCATGCACGCGTGAGCTGGTCGATGTCGGCGTTGAAGAAGGTCGATCATCTGTTCCTGCTGATCGCCGGACCGAAGAAGATGGACGTGTTGAACGAAGCGTCCGCCACCCTGCAAAAAAAAGCCATTTCTCAGCTCGCAAACGACAAGGGGGTAAGACTCGATGTCTACTGGTGTGCAAACTAAAGCTGCCCCGCAAGCGGGCCAGCACGCCGATGGACCGAGGCTTCTCGCCGATGTCGGCGGGACCAATGCGCGATTCGCGCTCGAGACCAGACCGGGGGAGATTTCTCAGGTGCACGTTTATCCGTGTGCCGACTATCCGGGCATCGCGGAAGTCATCAAGAAGTACCTGAAAGATACGAAGATCGGCCGCGTGAATCACGCGGCAGTCGCCATTGCGAATCCGGTCGACGGGGACCAGGTTCGGATGACGAATCATGATTGGCATTTTTCGATCGAAGCGACGCGTCGTGCCTTGGGCTTCGATACGCTGCTGGTGGTCAACGACTTCACCGCGCTTGCGATGGCGTTGCCGGGGTTGACCGATACGCAGCGCGTGCAGGTAGGCGGTGGCACGCGGCGGCCGCATAGCGTAATCGGGCTGCTTGGGCCCGGTACGGGGATGGGCGTGTCCGGTTTGATTCCGGCCGACGACCGGTGGATTGCGCTCGGCAGCGAAGGCGGTCATGCGTCGTTCGCGCCTTCCGATGAGCGCGAAGACCTCGTGCTGCAGTACGCACGCAAGAAGTGGTCGCATGTGTCGTTTGAACGCGTGGCGGCAGGGCCCGGCATCGAGATCATTTATCGTGCGCTGGCGGCTCGCGACAAGAAGCGCGTGCCGTCAACTCTGGATGTGTCGGAAATCTCGAAGCGCGGGCTCGAAGGCGATCCGCTCGCGGCTGAAACGCTCGAAGTGTTCTGCGGCATTCTCGGCACGTTTGCCGGCAATATCGCGGTGACGCTCGGCGCGCTGGGCGGTATCTACATTGGCGGCGGCGTGGTGCCGCGGCTGGGCGAGTTCTTTGAGAAGTCGTCGTTCCGTCAGCGCTTTGAAGCGAAAGGCCGCTTCGAAGACTATCTGAAGAACGTGCCGACGTTTGTGATTACCGCCGAATATCCGGCGTTTCTCGGCGTCTCGGCGATTCTCGCGGAGCAGTTGTCGAATCGCTCGGGCGGCAGTTCTTCTGCTGTGTTCGAACGCATTCGGCAGATGCGCGATGCGCTGACGCCGGCCGAGCGCCGCGTGGCCGATCTCGCTTTGAACCATCCGCGTTCGATCATCAACGATCCAATTGTCGATATCGCGCGCAAGGCCGATGTGAGCCAGCCGACGGTGATTCGCTTCTGCCGGTCGCTGGGCTGCCAGGGCTTGTCCGATTTCAAGCTGAAGCTCGCAACCGGTTTGACCGGCACGATTCCGGTTAGCCATAGCCAGGTGCATCTCGGCGATACGGCAACCGACTTCGGCGCGAAGGTGCTCGATAACACGGTGTCCGCGATTTTGCAGTTGCGCGAGCATCTGAACTTCGATCATGTCGAAACGGCGATCGATCTGCTGAATACCGCGCGACGGATCGAGTTTTATGGGCTCGGTAATTCGAATATCGTCGCGCAGGACGCGCACTACAAGTTCTTCCGCTTTGGCATTCCGACAATTGCTTATGGCGATCTGTATATGCAGGCCGCTTCGGCTGCGTTGCTCGGCAAGGGCGATGTGATTGTCGCGGTGTCGAAGTCCGGTCGCGCGCCTGAGTTGCTGCGTGTGCTCGATGTCGCGATGCAGGCGGGCGCGAAGGTAATCGCGATTACGTCGAGCAATACGCCGCTCGCGAAACGTGCGACCGTCGCGCTCGAAACCGATCACATCGAGATTCGCGATTCGCAGCTTTCGATGATCTCGCGCATCCTGCATCTGCTGATGATCGATATTCTCGCGGTGGGCGTGGCGATTCGTCGTGCGGTGCCGGAAGCAGAAGTGACCGATGCGGTGGCCAAGGCGCGCGACGGTGCGGATGAAGAGACGAGCGCGGTGCTCGACTGGTTGAGTCATGGGGCGGCCGCTACGCCTAAGGACTAAGACCACAGGCTGCGCGTCGTTTCGGAGCGCGCAGCGTTCGTTTGTTAAAAAGCCAACCTCTTGCAGGTTGGCTTTTTGTTTGCGCTCCAAGCTCTAAGCTCTGGCTCTAAGCGTCCACACCCACCACGCTATCGCTCGCCTTCGCTTCCGCAATCAGCCATGAACGCAACGCGGCGATCTTGCGCGAATGCCCTCGCCCATCGGGCAGCACGAGGTAATAAGCGAGATCGTCGCGCTTCAAAGGCGATTCAAATGGCCGCACAAGCAGGCCTGCTTTGACATCGGCGGCAAGCAGTTGCACTTGCCCCATCACCACGCCCATCCCTTGAATCGCAGCCTGATACGCGAGAAACGAATTCTGAAAGATGCCTTTCTGCGCACGCACATGATCGTCGAGATCCGCGCGTCCTTGCGCGTGCAACCAATCGAGCCAATCGCGTTTCCGGTAACGCGATTGCAATAGCCGATGCTTTTTCAAGTCGTCGATCGACTTGATGCGCGGCCCCTGCTTGAGCAGAGCCGGACTGCACATCGGTTCGATCACATCCGCAAACAGAAATTCGCTCGATGCGCCGGGCCAATTGCCGTCGCCGATCTGAATCGCCGCGTCGATGTCCTGCTTGTTGAAGTTGACGGGCGATACGGTGGTGCTGATTTCGATGGTAATGGTCGGATAGCGTTCTTCGAAGCGATGCAGACGCTGCATCAGCCATTTGGCCGCGAACGTCGCATAGACGCATAGGCGGAGCGGCTGTCCATCAGCCGAGCCTTTTAGCGTGGCTGTTGCACTTGAAATGGCATCGAATGCGGGACCGATCTGCGCGAAGTAGCGCTCGCCGACCGTAGTGAGCACGACGCCGCGTGGCCCGCGCTCGAATAGTTCGACCCCGAGATACGCCTCGAGCGTCGCGAGTTGCCGGCTCACCGCGGAGTGCGTAACCGACAGTTCCGCCGCGGCGCGCGTGAGGCTGCCGAGCCGTGCGACGGCATCGAACACATGCAGCGGATTGAGCGGCGGGACCGGACGCATGGAGGAGCTGTGACTAAAACTCACAGCAACTTACGCTATACGAAGTGCCCTGTCAAACCGCGACCTGAAACAATTTAGCCGCATTCCCTTCGACTCTCAGACGACGCGCGCGTCGCGGATAAGCAATGGATTTTCAACTGACAGAATCACAACAGGCGTTTAGCGATGCAGTACGTCGCTTCGCGCACGACCGTCTCAAGGAAGGCGCGCTGCAGCGCGCGCATCAACGCGGCTTCCCGTTCGAGACCGCGCGTCAGCTCGCGGAACAAGGCTTGCTCGGCATCACCGTCAGCGAGGAAGATGGCGGCCAGGGCGGCACGTTGATGGACGCGGTGATCGCGATTCAGGAGGTCGCGCTGGCGTGCCCACGCAGTGCGGATATCGTGCAGTCCGGCAATTTCGGGCCGATTCGTACCTTCGTCGAATATGCAACGGCCGAGCAGAAGCAGCGCTTTCTGCGCGACCTGCTGCTAGGCCGCAAGGTGATTTCGCTTGGCATGACCGAACCCGGTGCGGGCTCCGCAGTCACGCAGCTCACGACCACCGCGCGCAAGGAAGGCGATGAGTACGTGCTGAATGGCACGAAAGTGTTTTCGACGCATAGCCCCGACGCAGACCTGTTTCTGATCTATTGCCGCTTTGGTCCGGGCCTCGACAACATCGGTTCGGTGCTGATCGAAAAAGGCACACCGGGCTTTACGGTCGGCCAGCCGTCGAGCTTTATGAGCGGCGAGGAATGGTCACAGCTTTATATGGAAGAGTGCCGCATTCCCGCTGAAAACCTGCTGCTTGGGCCTGGTGGGTTCAAGAAACAGATGTCGGGCTTTAACGTCGAGCGGATCGGCAATGCGTCGCGTGCGCTTGCGCTGGGCCGCTATGCGTTCAATGCAGCCAGGGAACATGCGTTGATGCGCGAACAGTTTGGACGCCCGCTATGCGAGTTTCAAGGCATTCAATGGAAGTTCGCCGAGATGGCAATCAAGCTCGAAGCCGCGCAACTGCTGCTCTACCGCGCGGCGTCGCAACCTGACGGCGCGTTGCCGTCGGCTTACGATACAGCCGTAGCAAAGGCACATTGCAATCTGACCGGCTGGGAAGTGGCGAACGAAGCGTTGCAGGTGATGGGCGGCCTCGGCTATAGCCAGGAGGCGCTCGTTGAGTATTGCGTGCGGCGCACGCGCGGCTGGATGATCGCGGGCGGCTCGATCGAAATGTTGAAGAATCGCATTGCGGAGTGCGTATTCGAACGGCGCTTCGATCAGCGTAAATCCTGAGCACCATAAGGCATCACCACAAGGCATCACAACCATGGCAAGCGAAGTGAATCGCAATCGGCCCACGCTTCATCTCGTGCAGCCCGATGAACGCGGCGCGCAAGACAAGCGTAACGACAACGATGCGGACAGCGACACGTTTCGCCGCGATACGCTCAGACATGCACTGCTAGCACCGCGCAGTGTCGCGCTGATCGGCCAGTCGGACGATGCATCGAAAACGACGGGCCGTCCGTTGCGCTTTTTGCGGCAGGCCGGTTACGCGGGCCGCGTGTATCCGGTGAACCCCAAGCGCGATACGGTGCTTGGCGAACGCGCATGGCCGTCGCTCGATGCACTGCCGGAAGCGCCGGATCACGCGTATATCCTGACGCCGACCGATATGGCGATCGACGCGCTCGAGGCTTGCGCGAAACGCGGGATACCGGTTGCGACCGTGCTGGCCGCGGGCTTTTCCGAAACCGGCGCCGTGGGCGCGGCGCGTGAAGCGCGTGTGGCGCGGATTGTGAAGGAAACCGGCATACGTGTGCTGGGGCCGAGTTGCCTCGGTATGGTCAATCTGCACGAAAAGCTGACGTTGACCGCGAATGCCGCGTTTGCGGAACCGGATTTGCCGGTTGGCGGCATCTTCGCGGCTTCGCATAGCGGCAGCATGATCGGTGCATTGGTGTCGCGTGGCAAGGCGCGCGGTATTGGATATGCGGGGCTTGTGTCGGTGGGCAACGAAGTCGACTTGAGTCTTGGTGAGATTTGCAGCGCAACGCTCGATGATCCACGTATCACCGGTTACATGCTATTTCTTGAAACGCTGCGGCATGCCAACGCATTGCGGCGCTTTGCGTTCGAAGCCGCGCAACGCGGCAAACCGGTGATTGCTTATAAGCTCGGACGGTCGAGCGCGGCTGCTGAGCTTGCGGTATCGCATACCGGCGCGCTGGCGGGTGAAGATGATATTGCCGACGCGTTTTTGAAGGACTGTGGGATCGCTCGCGTCGGCACGCTTGAAGCGCTGTTTGAAGGGCTGCCGTTGCTGGCGAGCATGGCAGCGCCGAAGGCGCGATCGGGTTCAAGCGTGGGTTGCGGCTCGCGTTCGAAGTCAGCCACCGCTGCCGCTTCGCGTGCAGGTTTGGACTCGCGCTCAGGTGCGGATGCCACTTCGCGCGCCAATTCGACCACGCGCGATGGCGCAGCTTTGACCAATCGCAACAAAGCCGCTGCGGCCGCCGGCGACAGCACCGCACACCTTCCGCCCCGCGCGCCACGCGTCGCGGTCGTCACGACAACAGGCGGCGGCGCCGCGATGGTCGTCGATCAACTCGGCGTGCGCGGCATCAGCGTGGAGGCGCCGAGCGCCGACACGCACGCGCGGCTCGCCGAAGCCGGCGTCGAAGCAGCGCCCGGCAGAATCGTCGACTTGACGCTAGCGGGCGTGCGCTACGACGTGATGAGCGCTGCGCTTCGCGTGCTGCGCACCGCGCCGGAGTTCGACCTCGTGATTGCCGTGGCCGGATCGTCCGCGCGCTTCAATCCGGATCTGCTGGTGCGGCCGATTATCGATAGCGCT from Paraburkholderia edwinii includes the following:
- a CDS encoding bifunctional transcriptional regulator/glucokinase encodes the protein MSTGVQTKAAPQAGQHADGPRLLADVGGTNARFALETRPGEISQVHVYPCADYPGIAEVIKKYLKDTKIGRVNHAAVAIANPVDGDQVRMTNHDWHFSIEATRRALGFDTLLVVNDFTALAMALPGLTDTQRVQVGGGTRRPHSVIGLLGPGTGMGVSGLIPADDRWIALGSEGGHASFAPSDEREDLVLQYARKKWSHVSFERVAAGPGIEIIYRALAARDKKRVPSTLDVSEISKRGLEGDPLAAETLEVFCGILGTFAGNIAVTLGALGGIYIGGGVVPRLGEFFEKSSFRQRFEAKGRFEDYLKNVPTFVITAEYPAFLGVSAILAEQLSNRSGGSSSAVFERIRQMRDALTPAERRVADLALNHPRSIINDPIVDIARKADVSQPTVIRFCRSLGCQGLSDFKLKLATGLTGTIPVSHSQVHLGDTATDFGAKVLDNTVSAILQLREHLNFDHVETAIDLLNTARRIEFYGLGNSNIVAQDAHYKFFRFGIPTIAYGDLYMQAASAALLGKGDVIVAVSKSGRAPELLRVLDVAMQAGAKVIAITSSNTPLAKRATVALETDHIEIRDSQLSMISRILHLLMIDILAVGVAIRRAVPEAEVTDAVAKARDGADEETSAVLDWLSHGAAATPKD
- the zwf gene encoding glucose-6-phosphate dehydrogenase, coding for MQTDSSFTFVLFGGTGDLSMRKILPALYEAHRAGMLAAGGKIFAVARHIDGREQYLQWVNEHVRAHVANAQFTEDTWLTFLERIEFVAIDLGKAEDFVLLRDAIANLPGCRVFYLATGPSLFVPICRALASVGLNERSRIVLEKPLGYDLRSSNAINDAVGEMFAEEQIYRIDHYLGKEPVQNLLALRFGNALFEPLWRREWVESIQITIAEELGVEARGDFYDNTGALRDMVQNHLLQLLSIVAMEPPHSMDSDSVRDEKLRVLRALKPTDPRDISRVAVRGQYHAGVIRGASVPAYANESGVRPDSTTETFVALKAEIENWRWAGVPFFLRTGKRLADRVAEIVVNFRAVPHSALGATALRAGANRLVIRLQPNETIRLYCLAKKPGEGMNLSSVHLDLAFDQFFREGQMEAYQRLLLDVINGRLALFVRRDEQEAAWRWVEPILNEWAASGTKPKPYAAGTWGPAAASAMLAQHGTCWLEEEN
- a CDS encoding acetate--CoA ligase family protein produces the protein MASEVNRNRPTLHLVQPDERGAQDKRNDNDADSDTFRRDTLRHALLAPRSVALIGQSDDASKTTGRPLRFLRQAGYAGRVYPVNPKRDTVLGERAWPSLDALPEAPDHAYILTPTDMAIDALEACAKRGIPVATVLAAGFSETGAVGAAREARVARIVKETGIRVLGPSCLGMVNLHEKLTLTANAAFAEPDLPVGGIFAASHSGSMIGALVSRGKARGIGYAGLVSVGNEVDLSLGEICSATLDDPRITGYMLFLETLRHANALRRFAFEAAQRGKPVIAYKLGRSSAAAELAVSHTGALAGEDDIADAFLKDCGIARVGTLEALFEGLPLLASMAAPKARSGSSVGCGSRSKSATAAASRAGLDSRSGADATSRANSTTRDGAALTNRNKAAAAAGDSTAHLPPRAPRVAVVTTTGGGAAMVVDQLGVRGISVEAPSADTHARLAEAGVEAAPGRIVDLTLAGVRYDVMSAALRVLRTAPEFDLVIAVAGSSARFNPDLLVRPIIDSAQEQRDNLCPLASFIVPDAPLALAELTQAGVPCFRTPEACADAVEAAFARRAPATPLADASASAMQWQAAHSSDGNGNDNGKAYVLDELDAYTLLCDVGLTAPRCITLDAAQPRLPDSSSDTIPYPVVAKVLSAALPHKSDVGGVVLNIPDDAHLLAAVETIRQRVAASGAGVPVERILVQPMVHGIGEVLIGYRVDAQVGPIVMLAAGGVLTEIYRDRALRLAPIDRSTAFEMIDEVHALRALGGYRGKPRGDLDALADALVALSQLATRPALRVLEAEINPLIVRAEGEGVVPVDALVRVAASMRNV
- the gcvA gene encoding transcriptional regulator GcvA, with the translated sequence MRPVPPLNPLHVFDAVARLGSLTRAAAELSVTHSAVSRQLATLEAYLGVELFERGPRGVVLTTVGERYFAQIGPAFDAISSATATLKGSADGQPLRLCVYATFAAKWLMQRLHRFEERYPTITIEISTTVSPVNFNKQDIDAAIQIGDGNWPGASSEFLFADVIEPMCSPALLKQGPRIKSIDDLKKHRLLQSRYRKRDWLDWLHAQGRADLDDHVRAQKGIFQNSFLAYQAAIQGMGVVMGQVQLLAADVKAGLLVRPFESPLKRDDLAYYLVLPDGRGHSRKIAALRSWLIAEAKASDSVVGVDA
- a CDS encoding acyl-CoA dehydrogenase family protein translates to MDFQLTESQQAFSDAVRRFAHDRLKEGALQRAHQRGFPFETARQLAEQGLLGITVSEEDGGQGGTLMDAVIAIQEVALACPRSADIVQSGNFGPIRTFVEYATAEQKQRFLRDLLLGRKVISLGMTEPGAGSAVTQLTTTARKEGDEYVLNGTKVFSTHSPDADLFLIYCRFGPGLDNIGSVLIEKGTPGFTVGQPSSFMSGEEWSQLYMEECRIPAENLLLGPGGFKKQMSGFNVERIGNASRALALGRYAFNAAREHALMREQFGRPLCEFQGIQWKFAEMAIKLEAAQLLLYRAASQPDGALPSAYDTAVAKAHCNLTGWEVANEALQVMGGLGYSQEALVEYCVRRTRGWMIAGGSIEMLKNRIAECVFERRFDQRKS